The sequence below is a genomic window from Candidatus Zixiibacteriota bacterium.
TCCCATCGATTTCAATTTCAAGGCGGCAATGCTGTCGTCCAGTTTCTCCGGAACGATATAGACTTTCCGGGAAAGTTTACGGGCGTTACTCACCAGGTATTCGGCGGCAAGAGCCTGATTGGCGAACGACATATCCATAACGACCGCGGGATGCCCCTCGGCGGCGGCAAGATTAATTAATCGTCCTTCACCAAGGATGTTTATTTTTCGGCCATTGCGGAGAGTGTACTCTTCGACAAAGGGACGAATCCGGCGCTTGCGTGTTTTGACCTTTTCCAAAGTTTTGAGGTCAATTTCAACGTTGAAATGTCCCGAATTGCAGACAATAGCGCCATCCTTCATCTTCAGGAAATGCTCTTTGCGGATGACATTGATATCGCCGGTGAGGGTAATGAAGATATCGCCCAGACGCGCCGCGTCGGACATAGGCATAACTTCAAAGCCGTCCATCACCGCTTCGATCGCTTTGGTGGGGTTAACTTCTGTCACAATCACCTGCGCCCCCATCCCTTGCGCCCGGGTTGCCACTCCCCGTCCGCACCAGCCATACCCGGCAATGACCACTTTGGCTCCAGCGATAAGGGCATTGGTGGCGCGGAGTATGCCATCGATGGTCGATTGCCCGGTGCCGTAACGGTTATCGAAGAAATGCTTGGTCTTGGAATCGTTGACAGCAATAATAGGATATTTCAGAGCGCCATCCTGCGCCATCGCTTTAAGCCTAATGACGCCGGTGGTGGTTTCTTCCGTGCCGCCGATGATATATTTCAGAAGTTCTTTCCGCTGCGAATGAAGGGTCGAGACCAGGTCGGCGCCGTCATCCATTGTAATATGCGGTTTGAAGTCAAGAGCCTGGTTGATATGACGGTAATAAGTCTTCTTGTCTTCGGCATTGATGGCAAACACCGATATGCCATAATCTTTGACCAGCGAAGCAGCGACATCATCCTGAGTCGATAACGGATTGGAGGCGCAGAGGGCGGCATTGGCACCGGCGGCTTTGAGTGTTATCATCAGGTTCGCCGTTTCGGTAGTGACATGGAGGCAGCAAGCCATGTTGATGCCGCGAAGCGGCTTTTCTCTGGCGAACCGCTGCCGGATCAGGCGCAAGACCGGCATATTCCGTTCGGCCCATTCGATGCGGAGTTTCCCTTGCGGAGCCAGCTTGATATCAGCAATATCATATTTCGCTTTTTTCATTTAAGCGTCCTTCTGAAGGTCTTTGATTTTGTCGGTTTTCTCCCAGGTATAGTCAGGATGATTCCATCCAAAATGACCGTAAGTGGCGGTCTGGCGATAGATAGGACGAAGGAGGTCGAGGGTCTTGATAATACCGCGGGGAGTGAGGTCAAAGTTTTTACGGATAATCTGTTCCAGGCGACTTTCCTCAACCTTATTGGTTCGGTCGGTGAAAACCATGACCGAAACCGGCTCCGGCACACCGATGGCATAAGCAAGCTGAATAGTGCATTTGTCGGCCAGTCCGGCGGCGACTACGTTCTTGGCGATATAGCGCGCCATATATGACGCCGAGCGGTCAACTTTGGTCGGGTCTTTGCCGGAGAAAGCTCCCCCGCCGTGACTCGCCATTCCGCCATAGGTATCAACGATTATTTTCCGCCCGGTCATGCCGGTATCCGACTGCGGTCCCCCGATAACAAACTTGCCGGTCGGATTGACATAATATTTGGTTTTGGAATCAAGCATTCCGCGGGGAATGACCGGATTAACCACCTGTTCAATGATTTCCTGACGGGCATGGTCGGTGATTTTGGTTCCGGTCTTGTCGAGGATA
It includes:
- the metK gene encoding methionine adenosyltransferase, whose product is MSEGNFLFTSESVTEGHPDKVCDQISDAVLDDVIRQDKNSRVACECFVTIGLVVVGGEITTTGYADIPRLVRGLIRDIGYTDPKFGFQFEACGILNAIGTQSPDIAQGVDIGGAGDQGLMSGYACRETDELMPMPVMLAHKLTKRLAEVRKKKILGYLGPDGKSQVTIEYRSGKPVRVDTAVVSAQHTEDILDKTGTKITDHARQEIIEQVVNPVIPRGMLDSKTKYYVNPTGKFVIGGPQSDTGMTGRKIIVDTYGGMASHGGGAFSGKDPTKVDRSASYMARYIAKNVVAAGLADKCTIQLAYAIGVPEPVSVMVFTDRTNKVEESRLEQIIRKNFDLTPRGIIKTLDLLRPIYRQTATYGHFGWNHPDYTWEKTDKIKDLQKDA
- the ahcY gene encoding adenosylhomocysteinase; protein product: MKKAKYDIADIKLAPQGKLRIEWAERNMPVLRLIRQRFAREKPLRGINMACCLHVTTETANLMITLKAAGANAALCASNPLSTQDDVAASLVKDYGISVFAINAEDKKTYYRHINQALDFKPHITMDDGADLVSTLHSQRKELLKYIIGGTEETTTGVIRLKAMAQDGALKYPIIAVNDSKTKHFFDNRYGTGQSTIDGILRATNALIAGAKVVIAGYGWCGRGVATRAQGMGAQVIVTEVNPTKAIEAVMDGFEVMPMSDAARLGDIFITLTGDINVIRKEHFLKMKDGAIVCNSGHFNVEIDLKTLEKVKTRKRRIRPFVEEYTLRNGRKINILGEGRLINLAAAEGHPAVVMDMSFANQALAAEYLVSNARKLSRKVYIVPEKLDDSIAALKLKSMG